Proteins from a genomic interval of Candidatus Bealeia paramacronuclearis:
- a CDS encoding glycosyltransferase family 4 protein: MDLSPYRVRQEISKFREAPRILQVLPALKSGGVEIGTLQIARAIQNAGGEAFVASSGGPLVERLESYGARHIPLNLEPRNPITIARNVRKLRHILEMERIDIVHVRSRAPAWSVYKAARQAHIPLVTTYHAPYNAQNVLKRFYNSVMAKGDRVIAISEFVAAHILKEYGNASWFHPENLRIVQRAVDLDLFNPYKITAQKLKNLRAEWNISEDHKVILLPARLTRWKGQEVLIRALSLLKSAKMTVVLVGSDQGRTGYRQELEKLVQDLDIQGRVKFVGHCEDMPAAFLLSDLVISTSTDPEGFGRVMAEALAMGRPVVGTRHGGALEIIQEGLTGWYVPPQDPEALAQVIEEAFALPQDAWQKMQMLARESVIQRFSLEKMCRKTLGVYEELL; the protein is encoded by the coding sequence TTGGATTTGTCTCCCTATCGTGTGCGTCAAGAAATTTCCAAATTTCGTGAGGCGCCTCGGATATTGCAAGTGTTGCCAGCCCTTAAAAGCGGAGGGGTTGAAATAGGAACACTTCAGATTGCCCGCGCCATTCAAAATGCAGGGGGAGAAGCCTTTGTGGCCTCATCCGGAGGCCCTCTTGTAGAAAGGCTCGAGAGCTATGGCGCAAGACATATTCCTCTGAATTTAGAGCCTAGAAATCCCATCACGATTGCGCGGAACGTGAGAAAACTGAGGCATATTTTGGAGATGGAGCGCATTGATATTGTTCATGTAAGATCTCGGGCTCCCGCATGGAGCGTTTATAAGGCCGCACGTCAAGCTCATATTCCTTTGGTGACGACCTATCATGCTCCTTATAATGCTCAGAATGTCTTGAAGAGATTTTATAATTCGGTCATGGCCAAGGGCGATCGCGTTATTGCAATTTCTGAATTTGTGGCAGCTCACATTCTCAAAGAATATGGAAATGCTTCCTGGTTTCATCCTGAAAATTTAAGGATCGTGCAAAGAGCAGTTGATTTGGATTTGTTTAATCCCTATAAAATTACAGCTCAAAAACTGAAAAATTTGAGGGCTGAATGGAATATTTCCGAAGACCATAAAGTCATTTTGTTGCCCGCGCGTCTCACCCGTTGGAAGGGACAAGAAGTCCTCATTCGCGCACTTTCCCTTTTGAAATCCGCAAAAATGACTGTGGTGCTTGTAGGATCAGATCAGGGACGCACGGGATATCGTCAAGAGCTCGAAAAACTCGTTCAAGATCTAGATATTCAAGGTCGCGTAAAATTCGTAGGGCATTGTGAGGATATGCCTGCAGCTTTTCTTCTTTCGGATCTGGTTATTTCAACATCAACTGATCCGGAGGGGTTTGGGCGTGTGATGGCAGAAGCACTTGCGATGGGACGACCTGTTGTGGGAACGCGTCATGGCGGCGCTCTTGAGATTATTCAAGAAGGCTTGACCGGTTGGTACGTGCCTCCCCAAGATCCTGAAGCTTTAGCGCAAGTCATAGAGGAAGCTTTTGCGCTTCCTCAGGACGCTTGGCAAAAAATGCAGATGCTTGCGCGAGAATCTGTGATTCAACGCTTTTCATTAGAGAAAATGTGCCGTAAAACATTAGGCGTTTATGAAGAGCTTTTGTAA
- the grxD gene encoding Grx4 family monothiol glutaredoxin: MTENPIFAEIQNTISAHDIVLYMKGNAKFPMCGFSGTVIQILKNLDVPFYDVDVLQSPEIREGIKAFTQWPTIPQLYIKGEFVGGCDIVREMFETGELQTLLKEKGVVKA; the protein is encoded by the coding sequence ATGACTGAAAACCCAATTTTTGCCGAAATTCAAAATACCATTTCTGCTCATGATATTGTTCTTTATATGAAGGGCAATGCCAAATTTCCCATGTGCGGTTTTTCAGGAACCGTGATCCAAATCCTTAAAAACTTAGATGTACCCTTTTACGATGTGGACGTCCTCCAATCCCCTGAGATTCGCGAAGGTATCAAGGCATTCACCCAATGGCCCACTATTCCTCAACTCTATATCAAAGGAGAATTTGTGGGCGGTTGTGACATTGTTCGTGAGATGTTTGAAACAGGTGAATTACAAACACTTCTTAAAGAAAAAGGCGTTGTGAAAGCGTGA
- a CDS encoding IS5 family transposase, which translates to MSFLNREARERLKNSQLIQAFSLIDWESVKQNMGKLGRSGYGPNGYVPVNLLKALILQAWHSLSDEGLEEALRVRLDFMVITGLEKVPDHTTLCRFRNLLISQNLWEYLLAMINYQLEQKGLKVKESQGAIIDATLIESAARPRKEMEGMAVDREEDKEYAVEEQVTLSKDPDATWLKKGKRSYFGYKGFMVIDQEDGYIDQVHVTPAHVSEVRELEEVVKKRRDKRLYGDKGYASQGNKDLLRSKGIKNGLMEKAKRNKPLTHWQKVFNRMISKIRYRVEQGFGTLKRKFKFTRASYFTTPKVQGQMALKAIAFNLLKATNKVAYG; encoded by the coding sequence ATGTCCTTTTTAAATCGTGAAGCCAGAGAGCGTTTAAAGAACAGTCAACTTATCCAAGCTTTTAGCCTTATCGACTGGGAGAGTGTAAAGCAAAATATGGGGAAACTAGGAAGATCTGGCTATGGCCCCAATGGGTACGTACCAGTCAATTTACTGAAGGCGTTGATTTTGCAGGCTTGGCATAGCTTAAGCGATGAGGGGTTGGAAGAAGCCTTGAGGGTTCGGTTGGACTTTATGGTCATCACGGGGTTGGAAAAGGTGCCTGATCATACGACGCTCTGTCGATTTCGCAACTTGTTGATCAGTCAAAACCTTTGGGAATACCTCCTTGCAATGATCAATTATCAACTAGAACAAAAGGGATTAAAAGTGAAAGAATCCCAAGGAGCGATTATAGATGCGACGCTTATCGAATCAGCGGCACGTCCTCGGAAAGAAATGGAGGGGATGGCTGTTGATCGTGAAGAAGACAAGGAATATGCTGTTGAAGAGCAGGTAACCCTTTCCAAAGATCCAGATGCCACATGGCTTAAGAAGGGGAAACGGAGCTATTTTGGGTACAAAGGCTTTATGGTCATTGACCAGGAGGACGGATATATTGATCAGGTTCACGTGACGCCTGCGCATGTCTCTGAAGTGAGAGAGTTGGAAGAGGTTGTGAAGAAGCGTCGAGATAAGAGGCTTTATGGAGACAAAGGGTATGCTTCCCAAGGAAACAAAGACTTGCTGAGGTCTAAGGGGATTAAGAACGGGTTGATGGAGAAAGCGAAAAGAAATAAGCCCTTAACCCATTGGCAAAAAGTATTTAACCGGATGATTTCGAAGATTCGATATAGGGTGGAACAAGGATTTGGAACCTTAAAACGAAAATTCAAATTCACGAGAGCATCCTATTTTACAACACCCAAAGTTCAAGGACAAATGGCCCTAAAAGCCATAGCCTTTAACCTCTTAAAGGCCACAAATAAGGTTGCTTATGGATAA
- a CDS encoding LysE/ArgO family amino acid transporter, which yields MSSYWIGCGISAGLIMAIGAQNAFVLKQGILKQHVLLTVLFCAFSDAILVGLGVGGFGQLILSIEGLLPVAKWGGAIFLAYYGFKSFRSAWRSSSLQVDMHQIAPHYREVILSLFAFTYLNPHVYLDTVVLLGSISAQFGNEERLWFGYGAVTASFLWFFALGYGARALEPLFAKPVAWKILDILIGMMKWALSLSLVWPESDCLV from the coding sequence ATGTCATCGTATTGGATAGGATGTGGAATAAGTGCGGGGCTGATTATGGCCATTGGCGCCCAAAATGCATTTGTTCTTAAACAAGGAATTCTCAAACAACATGTCCTCTTGACGGTGTTGTTTTGTGCTTTTTCGGATGCCATTTTGGTAGGGCTTGGTGTGGGTGGATTTGGGCAGTTGATCCTCTCAATTGAGGGATTGCTTCCTGTTGCCAAATGGGGTGGTGCGATTTTTTTGGCGTACTATGGCTTCAAATCTTTCCGGTCGGCATGGAGATCTTCCTCGCTTCAAGTGGACATGCATCAAATTGCACCTCATTATCGTGAGGTGATTCTTTCCCTTTTTGCGTTCACATATCTCAATCCTCACGTTTATCTGGACACTGTGGTTTTGTTGGGGAGCATTAGTGCCCAGTTTGGAAATGAGGAGAGGTTGTGGTTTGGCTATGGAGCCGTCACGGCTTCATTTCTGTGGTTTTTTGCCTTAGGGTATGGTGCAAGAGCCTTGGAGCCCCTCTTTGCCAAGCCTGTTGCCTGGAAAATCCTTGATATCCTCATTGGGATGATGAAGTGGGCTTTGAGCCTCAGTCTTGTTTGGCCTGAATCAGATTGTCTTGTGTGA
- a CDS encoding ISAs1 family transposase — translation MGIEVEISFLDHFKDIEDPRSERNRDYTMSEIRLVTLCAVISGAEGWQDVEDFGKAKIDYLRQFLPYKNGIPSDDTYRRFFRAIDPKEFQELFRSWVESLKSQMQKKVIAIDGKSSRHSFDEGTDMLHMVSAYASEARLVLAQEKVSEKSNEITAIPKLLEWLDLRGTTVTIDAMGCQYDIADQIIQKEGNYIFSLKGNQGTLCEDVTTCLSDSELKTINNISSFKDYDKGHGRLETRQCWVTHDVAWLRERHPHWSSIHSIIRIDSKRETKDKTTYETRYYISSLQETPQKVLGAIRSHWEIENNLHWVLDMSFGEDQSRIRKENAPQVMAIIRHMALNLLQLTKDKMKRQSIKRLRKMAGWDDNILSNILTQKFS, via the coding sequence ATGGGAATAGAAGTTGAAATTAGTTTTTTAGATCATTTTAAAGATATAGAAGATCCAAGGTCTGAGCGTAATCGAGACTACACAATGTCAGAAATACGCCTTGTCACTCTGTGCGCTGTAATATCTGGAGCAGAAGGATGGCAGGATGTTGAAGACTTTGGAAAGGCAAAGATTGACTACCTTCGTCAATTCTTACCTTACAAGAACGGAATTCCCAGCGATGATACCTATCGTCGATTTTTTAGAGCAATAGATCCCAAGGAATTTCAAGAGCTGTTTCGAAGTTGGGTCGAAAGTCTTAAATCTCAAATGCAAAAGAAAGTTATTGCTATCGATGGAAAATCATCACGGCATAGCTTTGATGAGGGAACTGATATGTTACATATGGTTAGCGCTTATGCGTCAGAAGCCAGATTGGTGTTAGCGCAGGAAAAAGTCTCAGAAAAAAGCAATGAAATCACAGCGATTCCTAAGCTTTTGGAATGGTTAGACCTGAGAGGAACAACAGTCACCATTGATGCAATGGGATGTCAATATGACATTGCCGATCAAATCATTCAGAAAGAGGGAAACTATATTTTTTCTTTAAAAGGAAATCAGGGAACTCTTTGCGAAGATGTAACAACCTGCTTGAGTGATAGCGAATTGAAAACAATTAACAATATCAGCTCTTTTAAGGATTACGATAAAGGTCATGGCCGCCTTGAGACAAGGCAATGTTGGGTCACACATGATGTGGCCTGGCTGCGAGAGCGGCATCCTCATTGGAGCTCAATTCATAGTATCATTCGTATTGATTCTAAACGAGAAACCAAAGATAAAACCACTTACGAAACACGATATTATATCTCTTCTCTCCAAGAAACTCCTCAGAAGGTCCTGGGGGCTATTCGAAGTCATTGGGAGATAGAAAATAATCTTCATTGGGTTTTAGACATGTCTTTTGGAGAAGATCAATCTCGCATCAGGAAAGAAAACGCCCCTCAAGTTATGGCTATTATTCGACATATGGCTTTAAATCTTTTACAGCTTACCAAAGATAAAATGAAGCGTCAGTCTATTAAAAGGCTTAGAAAAATGGCCGGTTGGGATGACAACATCCTTTCCAATATCCTCACTCAAAAATTTTCATGA
- a CDS encoding GNAT family N-acetyltransferase, which translates to MLDEFQGRGIGKSFFKGCRKWFLKSHKIHFIIWVFKDNVNAQKFYESEGGVFLTQDVSSIRSQEYIENCFIFSLALIL; encoded by the coding sequence ATTTTAGATGAATTTCAAGGTCGTGGAATTGGAAAGAGTTTCTTCAAAGGGTGTCGTAAGTGGTTTTTAAAAAGTCACAAAATCCATTTCATCATATGGGTCTTTAAGGACAATGTGAACGCTCAAAAATTTTATGAAAGTGAAGGCGGAGTTTTCTTAACCCAAGACGTGAGCTCCATTCGTTCGCAAGAGTATATCGAAAATTGCTTTATTTTTTCTCTGGCATTAATCTTATGA
- the hemW gene encoding radical SAM family heme chaperone HemW codes for MDKRPLGVYIHWPYCISKCPYCDFNSYVGAEANRTKMREAYLKALESAFQDTPNHTLQTIFFGGGTPSLMPPELTRDLIEKAKSLWGQNHEIEITLEANPATVDQDRFLAFEKAGINRLSLGIQSLDENVLKFLGRRHSKEEALEAITLARGIFPRYSFDLIYAYKDQTLESWETMLRRGLELAGGHISLYQLTIEPGTAFYARTQRGEILNVQNDLGAELYEMTGEILKDEGYSGYEISNYAKAGHESQHNLIYWRYQDYVGIGPGAHGRYKNLEGQKMGTQSLRGPDAWIESVLHNGHGFQSTEKLSPQNQATEMIMMGLRLENGIDFNHFEAEVGTKLKDFLNPKKMEVLIAEGYLSSHEDTLKLHPKGRRNLNAILQYFL; via the coding sequence ATGGATAAACGTCCTCTTGGTGTTTATATTCATTGGCCTTATTGCATTTCAAAGTGTCCCTATTGTGATTTTAATAGTTATGTAGGCGCCGAGGCTAATCGTACCAAAATGCGTGAGGCTTATCTGAAGGCATTGGAGTCTGCTTTTCAAGACACTCCCAATCATACGCTCCAAACCATTTTCTTTGGGGGGGGAACACCCTCACTGATGCCGCCGGAACTAACGCGAGATTTAATCGAAAAAGCCAAGTCTTTGTGGGGACAAAATCACGAGATCGAAATCACTTTAGAAGCCAATCCGGCAACCGTTGATCAAGACCGATTCTTGGCATTTGAAAAGGCCGGCATCAATCGTCTCTCTTTGGGCATTCAATCTTTGGACGAGAATGTCCTGAAATTTTTAGGACGTCGCCATTCAAAAGAAGAGGCGCTTGAAGCCATCACATTAGCGCGCGGGATTTTCCCACGCTATTCCTTCGATCTCATCTATGCTTATAAAGACCAAACATTAGAATCGTGGGAGACCATGCTTCGTCGGGGACTCGAATTGGCAGGAGGTCATATCTCCCTTTATCAACTTACAATTGAGCCAGGCACGGCGTTTTATGCCCGGACACAAAGAGGAGAAATTCTGAACGTTCAGAATGATTTGGGCGCAGAACTTTATGAAATGACTGGCGAAATATTAAAAGATGAGGGCTACTCTGGCTATGAAATTTCCAATTATGCAAAAGCGGGACATGAAAGTCAGCACAACCTAATTTATTGGCGCTATCAAGATTACGTCGGAATAGGCCCAGGCGCTCATGGGCGCTACAAAAACCTTGAGGGGCAAAAGATGGGAACCCAATCTCTTCGCGGTCCTGACGCATGGATCGAGTCCGTCCTTCACAATGGCCACGGGTTTCAATCGACAGAAAAACTCTCTCCCCAAAACCAAGCTACCGAAATGATCATGATGGGCCTTCGTCTTGAAAACGGTATCGATTTTAACCATTTTGAAGCAGAAGTGGGAACAAAGCTAAAAGATTTTCTAAACCCAAAAAAAATGGAGGTACTTATCGCAGAAGGTTATCTTTCTTCTCACGAAGATACACTCAAACTCCATCCTAAAGGGCGCCGAAACCTCAATGCAATTTTGCAATATTTTTTGTAA
- the rdgB gene encoding RdgB/HAM1 family non-canonical purine NTP pyrophosphatase has product MKKLILATHNGGKVQELQLLLKPIGIEVLSSKDFNLIEPIEDGETFEANALIKAKSVFEATGISTLADDSGLMVSCLDGRPGVYSANWLGPQKDPLVAMARLQKEVADSQNLTAKFVTVLAFLNGGAPDFFKGECVGTLTFPPRGDQGFGFDPVFIPEGETRTFAQMTKLEKMAISHRGKALHAFLEFLKNG; this is encoded by the coding sequence ATGAAAAAACTCATTCTCGCCACCCACAACGGGGGCAAAGTTCAAGAACTGCAATTACTTTTGAAGCCTATTGGAATTGAAGTTCTCTCTTCAAAAGATTTCAATTTAATTGAACCCATTGAGGATGGTGAGACGTTTGAGGCCAATGCGCTCATTAAAGCCAAATCTGTTTTTGAGGCTACGGGAATTTCTACTTTGGCAGATGATTCTGGGCTTATGGTCTCCTGTTTGGACGGCCGGCCTGGTGTGTATTCGGCCAATTGGTTAGGACCTCAAAAAGATCCCCTAGTCGCCATGGCTCGCCTTCAAAAAGAAGTTGCCGACTCTCAAAATCTTACCGCAAAATTTGTAACCGTCCTTGCTTTTTTAAATGGCGGAGCTCCTGACTTTTTCAAAGGAGAATGTGTGGGGACTTTAACGTTTCCACCACGGGGAGATCAAGGTTTTGGATTTGATCCCGTCTTTATTCCCGAGGGAGAAACTCGTACTTTTGCGCAAATGACAAAACTTGAGAAAATGGCCATTTCCCATCGAGGAAAAGCGCTTCACGCCTTTTTGGAATTTTTGAAAAATGGATAA
- a CDS encoding histidinol-phosphate transaminase yields the protein MSHPRAHAPLFQIQPFTTSGHNASNASPTIDLTTNEETLGPSPRVLDAYQNFSTCLHHYPDVTAQDLRKAIARQYGIPFENLICGNGSEEFLYALPRAFCAFGDEVIFSKGSFPVYKIATQCVSAIPVETAPQDFRIDIEAILKAITPRTKLIFIDNPGNPYSTYLRQDEIEKLIENTPPSIVIALDGAYSEYVTARDFTSGLEFVKTHPNVIILRTFSKFYGLAGLRVGWAYGSVHLIEPLLRLKAPFNVGTLAQRFAIIALQDQEHAIKVRTTNHQRRTHLKNELETLGFDVPESQCNFLSPGLVSQEKIKDLVEFLFHEGISVRSLAGQGFPNRFRFSLSVEENMRTLIDAISNGLVHKKKALSHCI from the coding sequence ATGTCTCATCCGCGTGCCCACGCCCCGCTATTCCAAATTCAGCCGTTTACAACTTCTGGGCACAATGCCTCCAATGCGTCTCCCACGATTGACCTCACGACTAACGAAGAAACGTTGGGCCCCAGCCCTCGAGTCTTAGATGCCTATCAAAATTTCTCGACTTGTCTTCACCACTATCCCGATGTCACAGCACAAGATCTTCGCAAAGCCATAGCACGTCAGTATGGCATTCCTTTTGAGAATCTTATTTGCGGGAATGGATCTGAGGAGTTTTTGTATGCGCTGCCCCGTGCGTTTTGTGCATTTGGAGATGAAGTTATTTTTTCAAAAGGGAGTTTCCCCGTTTATAAAATTGCAACACAATGCGTGAGCGCCATTCCCGTTGAAACGGCACCCCAAGATTTTCGCATTGATATTGAAGCCATATTAAAAGCAATTACGCCCCGCACAAAACTCATTTTTATTGATAATCCCGGAAATCCTTATAGTACCTATCTTCGCCAGGATGAGATTGAAAAATTAATTGAGAATACGCCCCCCTCAATTGTGATCGCGCTAGATGGGGCTTATTCAGAATATGTAACAGCGCGTGATTTTACTTCAGGGCTTGAGTTCGTCAAAACCCATCCCAATGTTATCATTTTGCGCACCTTTTCCAAGTTCTATGGATTAGCCGGCTTGAGAGTCGGATGGGCTTATGGAAGCGTCCACCTGATTGAACCTTTATTGCGACTTAAAGCCCCTTTTAATGTGGGAACTTTAGCACAAAGATTTGCGATCATCGCCCTTCAAGATCAAGAGCACGCGATAAAAGTCAGAACCACAAATCATCAAAGACGGACTCATCTTAAAAATGAACTCGAAACTTTGGGGTTTGATGTCCCCGAATCCCAATGCAATTTTTTATCCCCCGGGTTGGTATCCCAAGAAAAAATAAAAGACCTTGTTGAGTTTTTATTTCATGAGGGCATTAGCGTAAGGTCACTTGCAGGACAAGGGTTTCCCAATCGGTTCCGATTTTCGCTGAGTGTCGAGGAAAACATGCGGACTTTGATAGACGCCATATCTAATGGGCTTGTCCACAAAAAAAAGGCTTTAAGTCACTGTATTTAG
- a CDS encoding BolA family transcriptional regulator, with the protein MAIPQSELEKLLNIAFPNSQILVQDLMGDQDHYKATIVSDLFQGKSRLQQHQMVYRALGDVMVSTLHALTLDTKVPSEGSKR; encoded by the coding sequence ATGGCTATCCCTCAATCCGAACTTGAAAAATTATTGAACATTGCCTTTCCAAACTCTCAAATTCTCGTCCAAGATTTAATGGGCGATCAAGACCATTATAAGGCCACCATTGTCTCGGATTTATTCCAGGGCAAAAGTCGTTTGCAACAACACCAGATGGTGTACCGCGCTTTAGGAGACGTAATGGTCTCAACACTACATGCGTTAACATTGGACACAAAAGTCCCCAGCGAAGGATCCAAAAGATGA
- a CDS encoding glycosyltransferase, producing MSEVVNVVCMKWGEKYPSEYVNVLKGMVKRNLSLPHRFVCLTDEPEGLRPDIEVFPMPAITVPESYDVSPWRKLGMFSQKLGDLKGKTLFLDLDIVIVDSIDDFFTYSPKFSIIENWTQAGQGIGNSSVYCFEIGAHKDVLETYTHEMDSVLKAYHNEQIFLSKKIGDIDFWPEAWCQSFKRHCIPGGLMRYFKAPVLPMGCKIVVFHGLPNPPEAIHGGFFGSLRKYTRPAPWVGKYWRE from the coding sequence ATGTCAGAAGTCGTTAATGTGGTTTGCATGAAGTGGGGGGAGAAATATCCCTCCGAGTACGTGAATGTTTTAAAAGGCATGGTTAAGCGAAACCTCTCGTTACCCCACCGTTTTGTGTGTCTGACGGACGAGCCTGAAGGATTGCGCCCTGATATTGAAGTTTTCCCTATGCCGGCTATTACGGTGCCAGAGTCTTATGATGTCTCTCCTTGGCGAAAATTAGGTATGTTTTCGCAAAAGTTGGGAGATCTCAAGGGGAAGACACTTTTTCTGGATTTGGATATCGTGATTGTGGATTCAATTGATGACTTTTTCACGTATTCTCCTAAATTTTCCATCATTGAAAATTGGACCCAGGCGGGTCAAGGTATTGGAAATTCATCGGTTTATTGCTTTGAAATTGGGGCGCATAAAGACGTTCTTGAGACCTATACCCATGAAATGGACAGCGTTTTAAAAGCCTATCATAACGAGCAAATTTTTTTATCGAAAAAAATTGGGGATATCGATTTTTGGCCTGAGGCGTGGTGTCAAAGTTTTAAACGTCATTGTATCCCGGGTGGTCTGATGCGCTATTTTAAAGCGCCGGTGCTTCCGATGGGGTGTAAGATTGTGGTCTTTCATGGTCTTCCCAATCCGCCCGAAGCCATTCATGGTGGATTTTTTGGAAGTCTTAGGAAATATACTCGTCCCGCCCCTTGGGTTGGAAAATACTGGCGGGAATAA
- a CDS encoding FtsB family cell division protein yields MILETRDLRRHLLKAVGPLLGITVISYFIYHSLEGDRGLWSYFKLTQKLEMIQGEYKTLNAERLALEEKVKRLRPESIDRDLLEKQVRHLLGYGHPDEIVVFVDGESKE; encoded by the coding sequence ATGATTTTAGAAACCCGCGATCTTCGAAGGCATCTTTTAAAGGCAGTTGGCCCTCTTTTGGGAATAACTGTTATTAGCTATTTTATTTACCATTCTTTAGAAGGGGACCGTGGGCTTTGGTCTTATTTTAAACTTACTCAAAAACTCGAGATGATCCAAGGTGAATATAAAACTTTAAATGCCGAACGTTTAGCCCTTGAGGAAAAAGTCAAAAGACTGCGTCCCGAAAGTATCGATCGGGATCTTTTAGAAAAACAAGTTCGCCATCTTTTGGGTTATGGTCATCCAGATGAAATTGTTGTTTTCGTGGACGGTGAATCTAAGGAGTAG
- the accB gene encoding acetyl-CoA carboxylase biotin carboxyl carrier protein yields MAEKFVLDAAAVKSLAAILKETDLTEIEYEVGTHRIRVVREIHGISYAPAPHIVHAVPSAPPAPMEAPQAAAAAAAPKGDVITSPMVGTVYLASEPGAAPFIKVGSSVKQGDTLLIIEAMKVMNPIRATKDGKILDILAQDATPVEFGEPLVLIG; encoded by the coding sequence ATGGCTGAAAAATTCGTACTTGACGCCGCAGCAGTGAAAAGCTTAGCCGCGATTTTGAAAGAAACAGATTTAACTGAAATTGAATACGAGGTGGGAACTCATCGCATTCGTGTTGTGCGCGAAATTCATGGAATAAGTTACGCCCCCGCACCTCACATTGTACATGCAGTGCCATCTGCGCCTCCCGCCCCTATGGAAGCCCCACAAGCTGCAGCTGCAGCTGCAGCACCCAAAGGCGACGTTATAACTTCCCCCATGGTGGGAACGGTTTATTTAGCGTCCGAGCCCGGTGCTGCGCCCTTCATTAAAGTTGGAAGTTCTGTCAAACAAGGGGATACCCTTTTGATCATTGAAGCGATGAAGGTTATGAACCCCATTCGCGCAACGAAGGACGGGAAAATTCTTGATATTCTTGCCCAAGACGCAACACCTGTTGAATTTGGAGAGCCTTTGGTTCTCATTGGGTAA